One Candidatus Kryptobacter tengchongensis DNA window includes the following coding sequences:
- a CDS encoding flagellar biosynthesis protein FlhF has protein sequence MKIKKFIAPTLREATEMMKRELGDNAIVLGTRRIKQSGLFSFLKPDLIEIVGAIEDEKIPEPKNEPQEVSVKTVDLLKRMTSEIEAKRKNLNEGERVETFERYDYSEIKSELEEVKQALNQITEHLKYKNSIQYPSILKKAFINLLEREVEEELANKIIRAVLMKLSGDELRKENIVENEIINVISELVKFSKPVKPVRRKTFVLAFIGPTGVGKTTTVAKLAAIYKLFENAKVALISADTYRIAAIEQLQTFANIANIPMDVAYTPDDMTRLVRKHQDKDIILIDTVGRNQRQSEHISELAKFIRSADPDEVHLVLSATSSYKNMLDVYSKFKILVPNRLIFSKVDEAVCLGYILNMVYRTKLPLSYITTGQNVPDDIAVAEPRVIANLIYKEILI, from the coding sequence ATGAAAATTAAAAAGTTTATTGCACCGACATTGAGAGAGGCGACAGAGATGATGAAAAGAGAGCTCGGGGATAATGCTATAGTTTTAGGGACGAGAAGAATTAAGCAATCAGGGCTTTTTAGTTTTTTAAAGCCAGATCTAATAGAAATTGTAGGGGCAATAGAGGATGAAAAAATCCCTGAGCCGAAGAACGAACCACAAGAAGTTTCGGTAAAAACGGTGGATCTTTTAAAAAGGATGACCAGTGAGATTGAAGCAAAGAGAAAAAATTTAAATGAAGGTGAAAGAGTTGAAACATTTGAAAGGTATGATTACAGCGAGATTAAAAGCGAGCTTGAGGAGGTAAAGCAGGCACTGAATCAGATAACGGAACATTTGAAATATAAAAATTCAATTCAATATCCATCTATTTTGAAAAAGGCATTTATTAATCTTCTGGAGAGGGAGGTTGAAGAAGAGCTTGCAAATAAAATTATTCGTGCTGTGCTTATGAAGTTAAGCGGGGATGAACTGAGGAAGGAAAACATCGTTGAAAATGAAATAATAAATGTGATTTCAGAGCTTGTAAAGTTCTCAAAACCTGTTAAGCCGGTGCGGAGAAAAACCTTTGTTCTTGCTTTTATTGGACCAACTGGGGTTGGCAAAACAACAACCGTCGCAAAATTAGCAGCAATTTATAAGTTATTTGAAAATGCCAAAGTTGCGCTAATTTCAGCGGATACTTACAGGATAGCAGCTATTGAACAACTTCAAACCTTTGCAAATATTGCAAATATCCCAATGGATGTCGCCTATACGCCAGATGATATGACTCGCCTTGTGAGGAAACATCAAGACAAGGATATAATTCTAATTGATACGGTTGGTAGAAATCAAAGACAATCTGAACATATCTCTGAACTTGCGAAGTTTATAAGAAGTGCCGACCCAGATGAGGTTCATTTAGTTTTAAGTGCAACATCAAGTTATAAAAATATGCTTGATGTCTATAGTAAGTTTAAAATCTTGGTTCCAAACAGACTGATATTTTCAAAGGTTGATGAGGCTGTTTGCTTGGGTTACATTCTTAACATGGTTTATAGAACAAAGCTTCCGCTTTCATATATCACAACAGGACAGAATGTCCCGGATGATATAGCCGTTGCGGAGCCAAGGGTGATAGCAAATTTAATTTATAAGGAAATTTTGATATGA
- a CDS encoding capsular exopolysaccharide family codes for MEKLSTNGQTFFQNEEETINLYEVIQVLYRGKWLIILVFILVVLATAIFTFMQDPIYESTAVVLIEKGKKGLGLTEAFDITGLSEQRNIKNEIEILKSRSLAEAVAKKLIERVYVNPQTKKDTILVILPSKKELREGIKPFAKIETILERFNKDVKIESPRDADIIKITVRSKNPEEAALIANTFADAYYERNLMMSRNESRSVRKFLEEQLADKKKILDQAETQLETYMKSAGVVALDEESKKLIEQLSDLESKRGEAIVEISSAQKKLNAYLEQIKQIEPEFVKVATEALDPYIKYLQEEIAKLEVTRDQIVAQNPKVGSKEVLDKSLREIDEQLASLRKKLQEKISEFLKTGFASSGTPGTQTYDPTGFVKELKQKILLTEIELTAYEAKKKELERLINQLNQKFETIPSKLIDYARLERARMSSEKLYLLIEEKYQEAMIAEQSQFGYVQIIDYATPGIKPVSPKVHLNLILSVLIGLGLGVMIVFVKEYFDRTIKTPEQIEKKGFTVLSAIPVIEIEAKVDGKQLKKDEGRNIAAHLITHLSPKSPVAEAYRVLRTGIQFAKLDRKIKSIVVASGAPKEGKSTTSSNLAITMAKADLKTVLLDTDLRRPVLHRVFGVKREPGLTDYLFGRAEIDEIFKQTEVENLYLVPCGIVPPNPSELLGSEKMKEFIEYLKSNYDMVIFDTPPLVAVTDALILANQVDGVLLVASAGKTEIDVIDKAREMIHRVGGNIIGVLLNNFDASATYGTYYRYYRYYRYYDYYGADRDKGEGKS; via the coding sequence ATGGAAAAATTAAGCACTAATGGACAAACTTTTTTTCAAAATGAAGAAGAGACAATTAACTTATATGAAGTCATACAAGTTCTTTACAGAGGCAAGTGGCTCATAATTCTTGTGTTCATCCTTGTTGTTTTAGCAACCGCAATTTTCACATTTATGCAAGACCCAATATATGAATCAACCGCCGTCGTTTTAATAGAAAAGGGAAAGAAAGGGCTTGGGTTAACAGAGGCATTTGATATAACAGGATTATCTGAACAAAGGAATATAAAAAATGAAATAGAGATACTTAAAAGTCGCTCACTTGCTGAAGCGGTCGCCAAAAAATTAATAGAAAGAGTTTATGTTAACCCACAGACTAAAAAAGATACAATTCTCGTCATACTTCCATCCAAGAAAGAATTAAGAGAGGGGATAAAACCATTTGCAAAAATTGAAACAATACTTGAGAGATTTAATAAAGATGTTAAAATTGAATCCCCACGCGATGCCGATATAATCAAAATTACAGTAAGGAGCAAAAATCCAGAAGAAGCAGCTTTAATTGCCAATACATTTGCTGACGCCTACTATGAAAGAAATCTTATGATGAGCAGGAATGAATCAAGGAGTGTGAGAAAGTTTTTGGAAGAACAACTTGCTGATAAAAAGAAAATTCTTGACCAAGCGGAAACCCAACTTGAAACATACATGAAATCAGCCGGGGTTGTTGCTCTTGATGAGGAATCAAAAAAATTAATTGAGCAACTTTCTGATCTTGAATCAAAGCGTGGTGAGGCTATTGTTGAAATATCTTCGGCACAAAAAAAGTTAAATGCATATCTTGAACAGATAAAACAGATTGAACCAGAATTTGTAAAAGTCGCAACAGAAGCACTTGACCCCTACATTAAATATCTTCAGGAAGAGATAGCAAAACTTGAGGTAACAAGAGATCAAATAGTTGCACAAAATCCAAAAGTTGGAAGCAAGGAGGTTCTTGATAAAAGCCTACGTGAGATAGATGAACAGCTTGCCTCATTAAGGAAAAAACTGCAGGAAAAAATATCAGAATTCCTGAAAACCGGGTTTGCAAGCTCTGGGACCCCCGGAACCCAAACTTATGATCCAACTGGATTTGTAAAGGAGTTAAAACAAAAAATTCTTCTTACAGAAATTGAATTAACAGCTTATGAGGCAAAGAAAAAGGAACTTGAAAGATTAATCAATCAACTTAATCAAAAATTTGAGACAATCCCATCAAAGCTAATTGATTATGCAAGGCTTGAACGCGCAAGAATGAGCAGTGAAAAACTTTATCTTTTGATTGAGGAAAAATATCAAGAAGCAATGATCGCAGAACAATCGCAATTTGGATATGTTCAAATTATTGACTACGCAACACCAGGGATAAAACCTGTAAGCCCGAAAGTTCACTTGAATTTGATATTAAGCGTCCTTATTGGACTCGGCTTGGGTGTAATGATTGTATTTGTAAAGGAATACTTTGATAGAACGATAAAAACTCCCGAACAGATTGAAAAGAAAGGTTTTACCGTGTTATCAGCCATACCTGTTATTGAGATTGAAGCCAAAGTTGACGGCAAACAATTGAAAAAAGATGAAGGTAGAAATATAGCTGCACATCTTATAACACACCTTAGCCCGAAATCACCCGTCGCCGAAGCATACAGAGTCTTAAGAACTGGAATTCAATTTGCAAAACTTGACCGTAAAATTAAATCAATTGTTGTTGCAAGTGGTGCACCTAAGGAAGGTAAATCAACAACATCTTCAAATCTTGCGATTACGATGGCAAAAGCAGATTTAAAAACTGTTCTTCTTGATACAGACCTCAGACGCCCGGTTTTGCATAGAGTTTTCGGCGTAAAAAGAGAACCAGGGCTTACAGATTACCTGTTTGGTAGAGCTGAAATTGATGAGATTTTTAAACAAACTGAAGTTGAAAACCTTTATCTTGTCCCCTGCGGCATCGTTCCTCCAAATCCATCTGAACTCCTTGGCTCTGAAAAGATGAAAGAATTTATTGAGTATTTAAAGTCAAATTATGACATGGTTATTTTTGATACACCACCGCTTGTAGCTGTAACAGATGCATTAATACTTGCAAATCAAGTTGATGGTGTCCTGCTTGTGGCTTCAGCTGGCAAAACAGAAATTGATGTCATTGACAAAGCACGGGAGATGATTCATCGCGTTGGGGGAAATATAATCGGCGTTCTATTAAATAACTTTGACGCAAGCGCAACATACGGAACTTATTACAGATACTATCGCTATTACAGATATTACGATTATTACGGGGCAGATAGAGATAAGGGTGAAGGCAAAAGCTGA